A window from Triticum aestivum cultivar Chinese Spring chromosome 6D, IWGSC CS RefSeq v2.1, whole genome shotgun sequence encodes these proteins:
- the LOC123142502 gene encoding uncharacterized protein: protein MVWLLDDVYDTKHRAYMMREKEMKLEPLKIRYHGVSGPAMPYDERYTLYIKQAGLLPWIQLAEADVEEGEEKKKRERKTVGAAFTWIQTHFATCPPDATDDVIQTHARVYMWYVVSRTLFPDSTSKNAPWMWLKALTVFDSKWSWGSATLADLYRQLDDACCRITDSAGIGGNMLLLSVWSWERLPVGRPKSVRFNPWYEDEHDELRRPTWAYKWDVVSEMTNDVNLMYQKYVAELDTITPEQPHPPEWVDTDKALHSNYIRWLLENTRVEICPPAYNEDILEEPVNFEDLSKGKYNRDVRVGQGVPAVPVINYVLDDDMTLADAQLRSPYVFKPRQPRRRYTPNDFDNRGNPKVVVGTSRMASLDDEAEAEAEEEVQEEEPRPPRKKKIACKRGTRNTRGSLAVNNTAAPNRQALHCTV, encoded by the exons atggtttggcttctcgacgatgtctacgacacgaaacaccgggcctacatgatgcgcgagaaggagatg aagcttgaacctttgaagattcggtatcacggggtctctggtcctgccatgccttacgatgagcggtacacactgtacatcaagcaggcaggactactcccgtggattcagttg gctgaggctgatgtagaggagggagaagagaagaagaagagggaaaggaaaacagtcggagctgctttcacgtggattcaaactcactttgcgacgtgccctccggatgccactgatgatgtgatccagacacatgctcgtgtctacatgtggtatgttgtgtcgaggactttgtttcctgactccactagcaagaacgctccatggatgtggctgaaggcgttgaccgtcttcgatagcaaatggagctggggttcagcgactcttgccgACTTGTATcgacag ctggacgatgcatgttgcaggatcacagatagtgcaggcattggtggtaatatgcttctactttctgtatggagctgggagcgtctgcctgttggacgcccgaagagcgtcaggtttaatccttggtatgaagatgaacatgacgaattacggcgccccacttgggcttacaagtgggatgtggtttccgagatgacgaacgatgtcaatctcatgtaccagaagtacgttgccgagttggacacgattacgcctgagcag cctcacccgccggaATGGGTGGATACggacaaagcacttcatag TAACTACATACGATGGCTTCTtgaaaatactcgagttgagatatgcccgccagcatataatgaggatattcttgaagaacccgtaaactttgaggatctatcaaaggggaagtacaacagagatgtcagggtagggcaaggagtccctgctgttccggtgattaactatgtg cttgatgatgacatgactttggcggaCGCTCAACTTCGGTCCCCAtatgtgttcaagcctaggcagcccagacgccggtacacgcccaacgactttgacaacagaggcaacccaaaggtggtcgtagggacctcgcggatggctagcttggatgatgaggcggaggcggaggcggaggaggaagtgcaGGAAGAGGAGCCTCGTCCAcctaggaagaagaagattgcctgCAAGCGTGGCACCAGGAACACGCGCGGAAG TTTGGCAGTTAACAACACTGCAGCGCCCAACAGacaggcgctgcactgtactgtgTGA
- the LOC123141237 gene encoding uncharacterized protein, whose protein sequence is MASHVAATLPPLLPTPARYHLLTPPPAVYTARVELDSKKQQPGRASMSRSWIKDKADLPGRGSRSSSWVTDKTLRRTETLNGGVERLGRGEMPRENWKRLASRAPSVDRCEKKPRPPTEMVAASEASLLAGPAPSVGRFENKATAMTEMVADSVVASFAGPAPSIDLSEKKAEPTTEMVADSGAATLFAGPAATVDRSEKKPMSPTMVETSPFAGLAPLIDRPEKKPKPLAMMEVDSEASFFAGPTFMVSPDPSELPMPTFIMSPDPSELPMPTFLCKHKVAKVLARLVALMLIDQQD, encoded by the coding sequence ATGGCTAGCCATGTCGCCGCGACTCTGCCGCCGCTGCTGCCTACCCCGGCGCGCTACCACCTCCTGACGCCTCCTCCGGCGGTGTACACGGCTCGTGTGGAGCTGGACAGCAAGAAGCAGCAGCCTGGACGTGCCTCGATGAGCCGAAGCTGGATCAAGGACAAGGCCGACCTTCCTGGACGTGGTTCCCGGAGCTCCAGCTGGGTCACTGACAAGACGCTCCGCCGTACCGAGACTCTGAACGGCGGCGTCGAGCGCCTCGGCCGCGGGGAGATGCCGAGGGAGAACTGGAAGAGGCTGGCGAGCCGTGCGCCATCCGTCGACCGCTGCGAGAAGAAGCCGAGGCCTCCCACTGAGATggtggcagcctcggaggcatcaCTCCTCGCCGGCCCCGCCCCGTCTGTCGGCCGGTTCGAGAACAAGGCGACGGCTATGACTGAGATGGTGGCAGACTCGGTGGTGGCATCCTTCGCTGGCCCTGCTCCGTCGATCGACCTGTCGGAGAAGAAGGCAGAGCCTACGACTGAGATGGTGGCAGACTCGGGGGCGGCGACACTCTTCGCTGGCCCTGCGGCGACGGTTGACCGGTCGGAAAAGAAGCCAATGTCGCCGACCATGGTGGAGACATCACCCTTCGCTGGCCTCGCTCCGTTGATCGACCGGCCCGAGAAGAAGCCGAAGCCTCTGGCcatgatggaggtggactcggaggcaTCCTTCTTCGCTGGCCCGACATTCATGGTGTCGCCAGACCCGAGCGAGCTGCCCATGCCGACCTTCATCATGTCGCCGGACCCGAGCGAGCTGCCCATGCCAACCTTCCTCTGCAAGCACAAGGTGGCTAAAGTGTTAGCTAGATTAGTCGCTCTGATGCTCATTGATCAGCAAGATTGA